Proteins encoded within one genomic window of Equus przewalskii isolate Varuska chromosome 3, EquPr2, whole genome shotgun sequence:
- the HEATR3 gene encoding HEAT repeat-containing protein 3 isoform X3, whose translation MCCGISAYCLQTVTEDNPELLRSFSAPALHVLESAMLSPVSSMEYLLLKTLLSGTMWNLKDIIPSKSQAEIINAILKILSEVLEMDAGKIVIQMKEAETQKLKTAAETEEILENANGGVVVEDDEMEETPPRRKVRRKTFISDLLPPTDKELRETMALLTAQQTALELIVNMCCNEDASDDEWEELSSSDESDAFMEDSFSEGGGQLLSPLCLCHEVHSALTSHLIPKKVFEKTAFPNSVAVDICFRNPTWKPLIRKMNTIQCRALVCLQSLVSLLDVDHLGGAPALQALAQHLSQLLFSQPDFAKHVDFLEAISSALRALLQTMASKNISQCMTPDQLMTLCKAGIHSSNVGVRVNVVSILGITGSVLAKEDGTLETLKTIGCLLLEVATKDPSLVVAGEALDALFDVFADGKEAERASVQIKLFSALKEFQPVFRMKIRKEGRGKYSPDQLGVLDNVKMNLRRFITYQEAVEKRLTS comes from the exons cttATTGTTTACAGACAGTGACCGAAGATAACCCAGAGCTACTGAGATCTTTCAGTGCCCCAGCATTGCATGTGCTGGAGTCAGCGATGCTTTCTCCTGTCAGCTCCATGGAATACCTTCTATTAAAGACACTGCTATCAG gcacaatgtggaatctaaaagacaTTATTCCATCCAAGAGTCAGGCAGAAATCATAAATGCCATTCTAAAGATCTTATCTGAGGTTTTGGAAATGGATGCTGGCAAAATAGTTATTCAAATGAAGGAGGCTGAGACTCAGAAGTTAAAAACTGCTGCAGAGACCGaggaaatattagaaaatgcTAATGGTGGTGTTGTGGTTGAAGATGATGAAATGGAAGAAACTCCTCCAAGAAGAAAAGTCAGAAGGAAAACTTTCATTTCAGATTTACTTCCA cCCACTGACAAGGAGCTGAGAGAGACCATGGCGTTGCTGACAGCTCAGCAGACCGCTCTGGAACTTATTGTCAACATGTGCTGCAATGAAG ATGCTTCCGACGATGAATGGGAAGAGCTGTCTAGCAGCGACGAAAGCGACGCGTTTATGGAGGATTCCTTCAGTGAAGGTGGCGGGCAGCTGCTGtctcccctctgcctctgccacGAGGTTCACTCTGCTCTCACCAGCCACCTCATCCCAAAGAAG GTTTTTGAAAAAACTGCCTTTCCAAACAGCGTTGCAGTTGACATATGTTTTAGGAACCCCACTTGGAAACCTTTGATTAGAAA AATGAACACTATACAGTGCAGAGCCCTCGTGTGTCTCCAGAGTCTGGTGTCCCTCCTGGACGTGGACCATCTGGGAGGAGCCCCAGCCCTTCAGGCCCTTGCCCAACATCTGTCACAACTGCTTTTTTCTCAGCCAG ATTTTGCTAAACATGTTGACTTTCTAGAAGCCATAAGTAGTGCCTTGAGGGCCCTTTTGCAAACAATGGCCTCCAAGAACATTTCTCag TGTATGACTCCTGATCAGCTGATGACGCTGTGCAAAGCAGGCATTCACAGTAGTAATGTCGGGGTTAGAGTAAATGTTGTTAGTATTTTAGGAATCACTGGGAGTGTCCTTGCCAAAGAAGATGGTACACTCGAAACTCTTAAG ACCATCGGGTGCCTTCTGCTGGAGGTGGCCACCAAAGACCCTTCCCTGGTTGTGGCAGGAGAAGCTCTGGACGCCCTCTTTGATGTTTTTGCCGACGGTAAAGAAGCTGAAAGGGCCTCAGTTCAAATTAAATTGTTCTCTGCTCTGAAAGAATTCCAGCCAGTCTTCAGAATGAAG